CCCATGAGGCCCAGCAGCTCACCGGTGCCGACGCCGAAGTGGATGCGCGGGACGCCGTAGGACTCGACGGCCCGGAAGACCTTCGCGGAGGCGGGCAGCACCGAGCGGCGGTAGTCCGCGGGGGCCAGCGCGCCGGCCCAGGAGTCGAAGAGCTGCACGGCGGAGGCGCCCGCCTCGATCTGGACCTTCAGGAACGCGGAGGTGATCCCGGCGAGGCGGTCGAGCAGGTCGGCCCAGAGCTCGGGGTCGCCGTACATCATCGCCTTGGCGTTCTCGTACGTGCGGGACGGGCCGCCCTCGACCAGGTAGCTGGCGAGGGTGAAGGGGGCACCGGCGAAACCGATGAGGGGGGTCTCGCCGAGTTCGGCGGTGAGCAGCCCGATGGCCTCGGTGACGTAGGAGACGTCCTCGGGGGTCAGGTCGCGCAGCTGGGCGAGGTCGGCGCGGCTGCGGATCGGCTTCTCGACGACGGGGCCGACGCCGGGCTTGATGTCGAGGTCGATGCCGATGGCCTTGAGCGGGACGACGATGTCGCTGAAGTAGATCGCCGCGTCCACCCGGTGCCGACGGACCGGTTGGAGGGTGATCTCCGTGACCAGCTCGGGCCGCATGCACGACTCCAGCATCCCGATGCCCTCGCGTACCTTCAGGTACTCGGGGAGCGAGCGCCCGGCCTGCCGCATGAACCACACCGGTGTGTGCGGCACGGGCTCGCGCCTGCACGCCTTCAGGAAGGCGGAGTTCTTGACGGTGTCGCGGGTGGCGGTCGGCTGGTGGCCCGAGGGGCTGGCGTTGGCACTCACGAGGCAAAGTCTCGCACGCCCGCTTGACAGTGACGGCCCGGGTCGTCGCCGAGCGGGGCCCGCGCTTCGGCGGTCGGCGCCGGCACGCGTCGGCGGGGCCCGCGTTCGCTCAGCGCGATGCGACCGTGACCCAGCGCACGGGTGTCTTGCCCTGCGCCGGGGCCCCGTTCCCCTTAATGTTCCGGCATGGCTGCGGCTCAGGGACGACTGTCGGACGGCGCTGGCGGGATGGACGACGCGAAGGAGGGGGAGGGCGATGCGAAGGAGACGGCACCGCTGCCGTTCCGCTCCGCCGTCGAAGCGCTGAGGTCCACACGGCTGCGGCCGGAGATCGAGATCGAGTCGACCAAGCCGCCGCAGCGGCTCGCCCCGTACGCGTACGCCCTGGAGGCCGCGGTCGTGGAGGGCGACGAGGATCTGGCCGACGGCCGGCTGGTGCTGCTGCACGACCCGGCGGGACACGACGCCTGGCAGGGCACGTTCCGGCTGGTGACCCTGGTCCGGGCCGAGCTGGAACCCGAGATGGCGGCCGATCCGCTGCTGCCGGAGGTGTGCTGGTCGTGGCTGACCGGGGCGCTGCAGTCCCGGGGGCTGTCGTACGGGGAGCCGAGCGGGACGGTGACGCGGGCCAGTTCGCACTACTACGGCGGGCTGGCGGCACGGCCGGCCGCGTCGCAGATCGAGATCCGGGCCTCGTGGACACCGCGCGAGGTCCTGGGCGGGGTTCCCGACACCGCCGCGCATCTCGCGTCGTGGTGCGACCTGCTCGCCCAGATCGCGGGCCTGCCTCCGGCGGTCG
The DNA window shown above is from Streptomyces akebiae and carries:
- a CDS encoding DUF3000 domain-containing protein, with the translated sequence MAAAQGRLSDGAGGMDDAKEGEGDAKETAPLPFRSAVEALRSTRLRPEIEIESTKPPQRLAPYAYALEAAVVEGDEDLADGRLVLLHDPAGHDAWQGTFRLVTLVRAELEPEMAADPLLPEVCWSWLTGALQSRGLSYGEPSGTVTRASSHYYGGLAARPAASQIEIRASWTPREVLGGVPDTAAHLASWCDLLAQIAGLPPAVDPGDAAVVSLPQRRGPQSR
- the hemE gene encoding uroporphyrinogen decarboxylase, with product MSANASPSGHQPTATRDTVKNSAFLKACRREPVPHTPVWFMRQAGRSLPEYLKVREGIGMLESCMRPELVTEITLQPVRRHRVDAAIYFSDIVVPLKAIGIDLDIKPGVGPVVEKPIRSRADLAQLRDLTPEDVSYVTEAIGLLTAELGETPLIGFAGAPFTLASYLVEGGPSRTYENAKAMMYGDPELWADLLDRLAGITSAFLKVQIEAGASAVQLFDSWAGALAPADYRRSVLPASAKVFRAVESYGVPRIHFGVGTGELLGLMGEAGADVVGVDWRVPLDEAARRVGPGKALQGNLDPTVLFAGTEAVEAKTREVLDAAAGLEGHVFNLGHGVMPSTDPDSLTRLVEYVHTRTAR